TCAAGGGATGTTTGTGAAACAGAAGAAAGACTTTATTCAAGGGATGTTTGTGAAACAGaagaaaaacttatttcaattaatgcttgtgataaaaattttaacaacgaAAGCGATTTagataaaaagaaacaaattaatacgagaaaatttgtatgcattgtttgtaacaaaaaatttatcaacaagaCATGTTTAATTCGACATTATAAACGATCTCATTCAAACGAAAAACCTTTTGGATGTGATATTTGTGGTAAGAAATTTACCACACGTAAATATTTAGTTGTTCATACACGAATTCATACAGGGAAAAAATCTCGTGATGGAAAATTCGTTTGTGTTGTTTGTAATCGAAAATTTACTGATAAAGCAAGTTTCTTTgtacataaacaaaatcatactagagaaaagccattttcatgtgatatttgtaaaaagaaatttttcacgcgtcattatttagttattcataaacgaattcacactGGAGTAGAGAATTTTgtatgtgatgtttgtgataaaaaattcattcttgaaAGAACTTTAATTGTACACAAACGAAtccatactggagaaaaacctcttgcatgtgatgtttgtgatgaAAAATTCAACCATGTGACAAGTTTAGCTCGACACAAACAAATTCATACaggaagaaattttaaatgtaatatttgtaacaaaaaattcacCGATAAAGCCGCTTTAATTggacataaacgaactcatactgggGAAAAACCATTCTTGTGTGATTTCTGTGATAAAACATTCACACAAAGCACAAGTCTAGCTAGACATAAATTAAATCATACCGGAGAAAAATCTTTTGgttgtgatgtttgtgataagaaattttacaacagaaccgatttaaataaacataaacaaattcatacaggaaaaaaatttgtatgcgaaatttgtgataaaaacttCACCCAGAAATCAACCTTGATTGCACATCAACGAATCCATaacggagaaaaaccatttcagtgtcatatttgtgataaaagttTCGGTCACAAAACAACTCTCATTAGACACCAACACGTTCATACAAAAGAAAGACCTTATGCATGCGATCTTTGTGATAAGAAATTTTCCTCAAAGcaatatttagtttttcataaacatattcATGACGGAAAAACCATGgaatgtgatgtttgtaataagaAATTCATCTTAAAAGCAAGTTTAATTGCAcacaaacgaattcatactggggaaaaaccttttgtgtgtgatatttgtgatgaaaaatttaatcaacgAACAAGTTTAAATAGACACAAACAAATTCATACAGGAAGAAAATCTTTTGCCTGTAATGTTTCTGATAGAAAATTTACCCAAAATTCAAGTCTAACTAGGCATAAACAAGATCATgaagaaaaacattttgaatgttttatttgCAGTCAAACATTTTCCgagaaagaaaatttgattaaacatGAAAGAATTCATACTcaagaaaaacttaatttttgtgtaatacaagaaaaatctttatcaaataatttactCGAAACAGAACAGAAATCTCTTTCAAGTGATGTTTGTGAAACCGAAGAAAATCCTTCAAgtgataaaaattgtattaaccTAAGTGAAAAATTTGTGTGTGGTGTTTGCGATAAGAAATTCAATCACAAAGGAAGTTTAATTGCTCATCAACGACTCCAtaagaaaagaaaatctttCGAATGTGAACTTTGTAGTAAAATATTCCGTCAAAAAATCGGTCTAACTAGACATAAACAAGTTCATACAGGTGAAAGACCTTATGCATGTGATCTCTGTAATAAGAAATTTTCCTCCCAacaatatttagtttttcataAACACATGCATGATggaaaaactattaaatgtgatgtttgtaataaaaaattcaccCTCGAAGCAAGTTTAATTCAACATAAGCGAATTCAtacaggagaaaaaccatttgtttgtgatatttgtgatgaaaaatttattcaacgaACAAGTTTAAATAGACACAAACAAATTCATacaggagaaaaaccttttgGATGCgatatgtgtaataaaaaattcaaagaaaaaaacgcTTTAACCGGCCACAAACGACGAAGCCATTTTGGGGAAAAACCTTTTAcgtgtgatatttgtgataaagtATTCACTCAGAGGACAAGCCTAACTAAACATAAATTGATTCATGGAGAAAAATCTTTCcgatgtgatatttgtaataaaacttttatcagtCGAAGTGATTTAGctaaacataaacaaattcatACAGAAGAGTTTTAGTCAGTCCGCAATcacaaaaactataatttttctgATTGCGAATTGACTAGACTCCCCCTCCTACAATGGGGACGATATTACTGAAATCAGTTCATAGTTGAAACATGCGCTACATCTTTGGCGCTTTATTGAGGTTTTAATAAGAACGCGAAATATGCTTCCGATTAGCGCGATGTTGGCTAATACTCAAGAAATTTTCAACCTTTCAGAAATGACTCACTAAAATTAATTGTACCCAAACACACACAAAGGTTTTCAAGATTAGGGAGTTCGATATTCAAGTGAATCGATGACATAcgtactaatttaaataatacaaactcTTCGAGAGTGTCTGTATTTAGCGTAATAATAACTTGAGAAGAAAAGTCTCTGGATCGAATCACAGAAATTTTGAGTGAAACTagactatttgaaatttttcccaCGTAAAAGGTTTTTATGTGATTGACTAGATAGTAATTGGGCttttgcaataataattataacaattttttgaaatttaacatttattttcaaaaaaaaaaacctcgaaAAACAGAGattgtaaaaatatgtattaacaaattctttttaaatataattaaaattaaaaataaattttgtaaaaatgggTAATCCTTAAATATTTCGAACGTACCTTCAAACAGAACCTAcaaatattcgtaaaaaaacattatccccaattcatttcaataaaaaaaaaaaatttccataattaaaaaatacaatttagttCGATTTAAatcttaattgaaattaattgaaaacttGAAATCGAAATGAATCGAAGTtttggattaatttttaataagattgaatcaaaaattttcatttgcatTAAAATGAATCGAATTTCTTAAACAAAGATCTCGTTTGatctcacaaaaaaaaaatcacattgattaCCAGGTTGAGGAACTAATCAGGATGCGAAATTTGGGGTTATATACGTTCCAAAAACCTATGGTACGTGtggaaaaaataacataacacATTACTGTAATTATTACTACCTTGGCTAGATTTCACTGGAATACATTCTAGAATTTCGAAATGTTTATTCAATACTGTTGAAcaaaaatactttgtttttaCGTAATTTCAACACtgaagaagttcaaaatagagaagagcctaaatggtcaagcggtctaaggcgctagtgTTAGCTGCATTAAAATTACTACGCAcattgtgaaaatttaatttttccttatCCACGGCCGAAATGAAACATTCTGCTTATATTTGGAGGCAGAAAGGACATACTTTCGGTCGAAAATAAAGaacaatagtatattacactacAAGGGCAGAAAGTATAAGATACTACACTGCGCGATATAATCATGGAGCGCAGTTCAGGGTGAACCTTgtagtgtaatatactatttttacatttgtgCATTATTTTTGTTCAGCAGTATACGAAGTTTAAAATGGTATTTTgcaatgaaaaatcaaaattttcgtatttaaatAGTTTGCGAAATATACAGGGACTTGCTAAAATTTCGTACAAGAGCAAAGCGATAAAGAGATGAAATTCTAAACATAAAGTTGATTGCAGTTTTTAGATCCGATGTGTTATTAATGAAAAACAGCTTCCTTCATCAACCCGCTGCGCACAAAAGTGGGGGGGGAGAGGGGAGGAGCCATTGAAAATCTCTCCACTTAAGTTATGTTcatagctatttttaattaaggtaATTGGGACATCTATAGATTGCGAtgagtttgattttttattggaaaacatcatattaagtaaaatataaataattattgtgaatattaCGAAAcgaattttaacataattatgaagactcaaaaactaaaacactAATAAATTGGATCGAAAGCGTTTTTgttgcaaaattttcaatactaatactaaatataagagctaaaaaaatatatataatatgtaaaaaaaaaacaaaaagaacaaaTGGTTTTAATACTCCATGCCATTTGATGTCTTCTTTTGGATACCAGTTAATTCCTTAATTTTATCCAGGTAATATTTATTAACCACTACATGATTTATAGGTTCAGCTGCAAATGCTACTGTTTTCATACGATTTTCAtcctaaaatgtagaaaaaaaaaaactcgtgaaCAATCATTAAAGCCTTATTTTCCccttatttgattttttttttgaaatgatattgttttttcatgattttaaaaatatgtaatatcttCATAAAGTATTGCACTGGCACTGACTCAATtcacatataaatttttcaacctCTCTAATAACAGTTAAAAATTTCCAgctaaataaacttaaaagtGCAGTATTAAACTTACATTGTAGGTATCCATTCTTGAGCGACATCTGAACATGAATTTAGAGAAATTTTTAGTTGCAATATATTCTGTAGCTTCctttttatcattattcaaCCATTCGCCCATTTCTTGAGAtgtttttcctaaaattttctcGGCTTCACTTGCAAAAACAGTCATCCAACTTTCACCTGTATGATCGGCAACATTCATCTAAAATACATATGTTTTGCATTATAAATTAAACAGAAGGTAGGGAAATAATCGCACATCAACACAATTCGGAAAAAAATGTTACGTTATATTGATCCTCCTTTTTTTAGatcctttttatttaaaaaagctgCACTAGCTTCCTAGATAAGATCAACAAATCAGAGCCTGTTTGTAGCTTAAGCAATTATTTTGATCGAAGAATTGAACAGGAAAATGATTGTAAATATTATGAAGAAATAAAGGGAGCTCTTGTGCGACAGCTCAGAGAACTTGGTGATAAATTCTTCGCCGGGATTTCTCCCTGGATTGATAAATTCAATGTTTCGGAACCAAACATTCTAAACCTGACGTCCTGCATGTTTCAGCAGGTGCAaattacatgtatggaggtTTTATCGTCCTCCTTACAGGCCCTACAAGTGCGATCATCAGAGATACCATGTTCTGAAAGAGGTAGTTCAATTCCTGCCTAGAGCCCCACCACAGTTGTGGTTATATACACAGTTTGGCCTGTCGCATGTCCAGCGCAAAATCCCAATAATCAAAATGGGTTTGGTTTGAGATGACTCCTCTCGACCAAAGAGTCGACTTCTTAATTCCCTTTAACGCcatatttgtaaagaaaaatatagaCTTGACAATGACTACGGGGTAAGAGAAAACGAACCAGATATGGAAGAGAAAATAGAATAAGAGCAGTTGAGGATATCTTTTTTAAGCATAGAAAGTCTTAATTACTTTCTTATCGTGTTTGGTGTCACTTTTATCAcaaattctaattattaatCCTTAATACTTACACTGACTAAAAGCCGATATTGGAAATCATTGTATTCTTTACCACATTTATCGCAACGATAGGAATCATCACCCATTTCAAGTAATTTCTTATTACATCCTTCAGCCGGACATGATTTATAAACAGCACGATCGGATTTAATTAACATGATTGTaccaatatttgaaaatgataaacTGTCGGTGACATGTTTCGCTTTAACCTCCCTGAACGTCATCAATGGTGAATTAGTTGATTGATAACCATCGCCTGTTGTACTTCTACCAGATATATTCGTAACATTGTCCAATTTAGAACCTTCGTTGTCATACCAACCACGTAATTTATATGCTTCTGGTATATCGGGATTAATACGTATTGGTGAACTCATTCCTGATATACTTTTTGAGCCCATAAATTCATTGATTTTAGCACCTTTTATAGCGATTACAGGCTGTGAGCTGCCATCAAAATCTTCTGCTTCTTTGCCCCATAATgttaaattaatctaaaaattacaaatcaaataatttagaatGGAAACTTCCAAAAATTGTTTCCCTAATGCCACCcttaaaaaatagttatcaATAGGGAATACAAGGGAATTATAATTTTAGGAAATCAATCCCAGATtcagataatttattaaaattcctatctttgacattaaaaattattaccgaACATTGTGATTCATCAACCAATTGAATTTCTCGCTTGATCAAAGCTTTACCAGCTCTAGAATTAAAATGCACGCATTCACCTGCTTCTTTGCAAACTCCAATCACATCtgtgaaatacaaaaataaaattaaaaataattttaaaaataataaacaaatatgatACATGCTCCCCTTTCAGTATTTTACTTACCAACAATAGAATTTGGCTCCAAGGTAGCAATCGCTTTAATCGGTACAAATTTAAAGGATACAGTTGGAACGTTTGTAGTCTCATGACATTCAACGATTTCTGTGTCACGATTTAATGTAATTTCGTAATCATTTTTCAATGTTGAATATTGTTTATTGGCGAGTTTGATTTGACCTCCAGTTATGTAATAAATTCGATCGGTCTGTAAGAAATAATCAGGATTTaagaagttttatcaaatttgtttgGTAACTTAGAGAAAAACCAAGAGCCTAACACATTTACTtccaaaagtaacaaaaatatgatttagtttaaaattaatttaaaagaacacatAAAGGCCTCATAGTTGCccagaaatcaattttttaaggtCTACCAAAATGAAAGTTGTGACATAATTCTCGGATTTCTGAAAACgacttagaaaaaaaatggcTTCAAACAAACCTGaatcatatcataaaatttatccaCTTCATCCCGAAATCCTGTAATTCTTATCTCACCAGTTTCATCACACACATCCATACTGAATAATTTACCCTCTCCTTTAGAATTTGACCAGGTTCGTATGCTACTTTTGTTCATAACACGAACTTTTAATACCcatctgaaaaaataaaaatcaaattaagcaaaatttttatcaaaaaacattcataataaaCTCGATTCTTACTTGGAGTTGTAAGGACTGAGAGCTTCAATTGGATGGCACATATTTGGATTAAATGTTGAATTGCTGGTTGTATTCATTGAAGTTTGCATTGATGTGTTACTAGCCGGTTTATTTGGACTTTTATCCCAAGTATTTGATGCATTTCCATTAGTTTTTtcagataataattttgaactatTTGCTTTATCAGCTTCAGCAATTATTTCGGCCGTTAAATTCATTGGATTCCCTAATTTCATACCAATATCTTCACCTTTAGCCAAAATGTCAAGCTCCAAAATTAAAAGAACTCGTCGActacaaataaatgaaatgatattagttttttaaaagattctttcaattatccagtcaaattagtccataaaatataagtaaggttacaaaaattcccatagagctaaaaattggtatgaatgttcagaatactattatacacgaattgtgaaaagtccccatcaatcccccttgtgcaaaaaattttattgaggggagaagtttgcaaaaataggcttttcgcgtttttcagcaaaacgcACAGCAAAAATAGTTTAGACAAAATTATAGATAATCCGATTCTCTACAAAAAGTGTCTCAGTCTCTACACCTTTTTTCATAAGTATTACCATTTTCGTATGTGGGATATTGAACTATACATAGAAACATAGTGGAACAAACTCATACGTTTCGAGGAGAATCAAGTGTTGCATGGAAAGTGTGTTGATAGGAGTAGCCATcgcaacataataaataaattaattaattgaaatgaacttgtattttgttcataaaataaaattgaattgtgaaATGAATAAGTAGTTTCATTTACCAAATTCTACATCGTGATATAACGGTTCAAAgaattgaacaaattatttttttcgtaatacatttttgaaccATTATACGAGTAAAAATATGAGGACTTATTTTTGATGAATCAGCTTCTTCTTTTTAACGCTGTCTTTTCACAACATAAATGCTACTCTTtcgagtataaaattttttcgacacTGCACATGAATTTTTACAGATGTCTGGTCTTTCAGTTACTCCGAAAATTCACCACCTCTTTCAATACTTACGAATAGTATTTTGTGGAGTATGAGAACTTTGAAACGAGGCAGGTATACGAGCATCACCACGCTGACAATTGAATGGAAGACAGATGTTACTCAGGCCAtgctactaaataaaaataggaaCGAAGCTCTTGACGTTGATTtatattctacaaattttataatttgtatgtataagATATAGGGACTCGTATTTTTACTCGTAAAAcggttaaaaaatgtatataaacgtGCATGTTacgagtaaaataattttttcaattctttgaacCGCTATATCACAAAAATGGCAGCACTTATGAAAAAAGTGCACAGACACATTTTGTAGCAAATTGAATGATCTACAATTGTCTGAACTATTTTTGTCCCCTTCCCCctcaataaaattgtttgcacaagggggattgatggggacttttcacaatttatttataatagaattctaaacattcataccaatttttagctctataGGAATTTTTAACCTTCAAAgtgtaatttgactggataaaaagtgaaattttgtacGTACTTATCATTCTTGCCATTACTTTGAATTTTAGTAGTAATATATCTTTTAACAACAATAACCGCATTATTTGTTAAGCTTCCATCGGCCACTAAATCGGTGACTTGACTTGCAAGCATTGCAAAATTAATCATGTATCTACCATCAGATAGTAATAATCGATATCGATCAGGGTTACTAtcattcttttgaatttttttgcagTATAATACTTGGACAACAGGATTCTCAACCTGATCACCTCTCATTATTTTCTGATTAGAGAAAAacgttcattttatattatttcgtttaaatttatttacaaaaatttgtacttacCATTAATATACCATCTGTAAGCTTTAtattcgacatttttaaatcttatgatttattttatttaataagaaaaatactttttcaacaCTTTTCTTCCCGCCTTCAACAGTAAAATGTCATGAGGATTAAAGTTTATACACAAATACGGCGGGTATTAACATGTTGcgcaataaatataattttgaaggaATAAGTTCGACTAAAGGTGGTTTCACAATAATCATTTAAATGTCAAATGTATTATTCTTTTTCATGTATCTTATCGTACTTAGGAGGCCGCTAATTTCGTGGCAAAACATATATGGCGGAAATAAGTCTGTATTAGCATTGATAATTTATgtctaaaaatcaaaaatgaattttttttccagtGTATCCTAGATTTAATGTCTGTGCGATAGCTTCTTGGATTTGGAATGATCTAAAAAAATGTGAGGGGAGCGTTTTTTagcacttaaaaaattgaaaaagtaataaacaattaagagcacagattttaattaaaaacagacCTGCAACtccttgtaaaatttttactattttggtTCTCTGAAGGTGACTCTACACGTTATATTCGTGTAGGGCCatctattatttttgataataatttatccatttcaatggttgttggggaaacaatattttatatatttttaaataaataaacaatacgtcTTTCAAAATTCGTTTGCATGTCATTAAGATTCATTTTTCTTTGTGTGTATTTCAATTGATTGtctttattaacattttgtggATTATTTGTATAGTGACATTATATAAGTATTTTGACCGTTTTCATTGTACCCCAGTTCATAAACTAATTAGTGTAATTTAATCGTTTTAAGTGTGTtattattttccgatttttttatggtatgtacTGAGTTTATTTTAGCGCTTAGGTCTTCTTTATCGTGTTGATTACATTTAGATAGTGTTTAATTGTgattataattgattaataacgatataaaatgttttaacattgcatttaacttacatcaaactaataattaattgttattaataatgttcatattaaaataaatgctattttgtttcaaatattgcaataaattattattttattaatatttgttattttatttaaaaaatttcactttttttactttttagaagacaaatacataaaaatttaaaaaaaaaaaagataaactgaatagaaatatttcaaatagtacctaattcccgcattttttttttaatagttcacTGTAAGTGCCTTACTCCAGGGGGCTTTTTGGACAACATTTCATGTACAGTAAttgcctatctatttatgtaataaattataatctgtagTTACTTGagaattactttattttatattttatgaacaaaatataatattttattaaaattacacaaagattaaattaaataatagttcaaataaaatacagaTCGAAAATCTCTTAGCGATGAAATA
This genomic interval from Chrysoperla carnea chromosome 1, inChrCarn1.1, whole genome shotgun sequence contains the following:
- the LOC123305254 gene encoding replication protein A 70 kDa DNA-binding subunit — translated: MSNIKLTDGILMKIMRGDQVENPVVQVLYCKKIQKNDSNPDRYRLLLSDGRYMINFAMLASQVTDLVADGSLTNNAVIVVKRYITTKIQSNGKNDNRRVLLILELDILAKGEDIGMKLGNPMNLTAEIIAEADKANSSKLLSEKTNGNASNTWDKSPNKPASNTSMQTSMNTTSNSTFNPNMCHPIEALSPYNSKWVLKVRVMNKSSIRTWSNSKGEGKLFSMDVCDETGEIRITGFRDEVDKFYDMIQTDRIYYITGGQIKLANKQYSTLKNDYEITLNRDTEIVECHETTNVPTVSFKFVPIKAIATLEPNSIVDVIGVCKEAGECVHFNSRAGKALIKREIQLVDESQCSINLTLWGKEAEDFDGSSQPVIAIKGAKINEFMGSKSISGMSSPIRINPDIPEAYKLRGWYDNEGSKLDNVTNISGRSTTGDGYQSTNSPLMTFREVKAKHVTDSLSFSNIGTIMLIKSDRAVYKSCPAEGCNKKLLEMGDDSYRCDKCGKEYNDFQYRLLVSMNVADHTGESWMTVFASEAEKILGKTSQEMGEWLNNDKKEATEYIATKNFSKFMFRCRSRMDTYNDENRMKTVAFAAEPINHVVVNKYYLDKIKELTGIQKKTSNGMEY